In one Vibrio sp. YMD68 genomic region, the following are encoded:
- a CDS encoding divergent PAP2 family protein, with the protein MDLSYLITPFFAWLVAGCAKFAINTIRAKRLTFDLIGYGGMPSNHSSIVSSAAAIIAFNEGLQEPALVVALALAFIVILDASSLRQQVGKHAKAINVLNKDKVEKPLRERMGHTRLEILAGIVTGIASALCVHYVFTFCVG; encoded by the coding sequence ATGGATCTGAGTTACCTTATTACGCCTTTTTTTGCGTGGTTAGTGGCAGGCTGTGCAAAGTTTGCCATTAATACCATTCGAGCAAAACGTTTAACTTTTGATTTGATTGGCTACGGTGGTATGCCAAGCAATCATAGTAGTATTGTGAGCAGTGCCGCCGCGATTATTGCTTTTAATGAAGGGCTTCAAGAACCTGCTTTAGTTGTTGCTTTAGCACTTGCATTTATTGTCATACTTGATGCGAGTAGTTTAAGACAGCAAGTGGGTAAACATGCTAAAGCTATTAATGTGTTGAATAAAGATAAAGTTGAAAAACCTTTAAGAGAAAGAATGGGGCATACTCGCCTTGAGATTTTAGCAGGTATCGTCACTGGTATTGCTTCAGCA
- a CDS encoding decaprenyl-phosphate phosphoribosyltransferase, which yields MFFLPILRLMRPKQWVKNAFVFAPLLFSGLFADMLSVQHTLSAFIIFCLASSVTYVLNDYNDIENDRKHPVKSKTRPLASGEVNKPQARILMVVLYGVVALSALVYPKVVAVVAAYLLLNVAYTFYLKHQPVLDIFTIATGFVLRVYAGAVSLDVPLSSWMFITTLSLALFLAAIKRRQELMKSGNKARSVLQFYTIELVDKYAEMSATCAILFYSLFVISDRPDMVYTIPFVLFGLYRYWFIVEAKDSGESPTDALFADRWLQLTILGWVVACLHSLAV from the coding sequence ATGTTTTTCTTACCAATTCTACGCCTTATGCGACCAAAGCAGTGGGTCAAAAATGCTTTTGTTTTTGCGCCTTTGCTTTTCTCAGGGTTATTCGCTGATATGTTGTCAGTTCAGCATACTCTATCTGCCTTTATTATTTTTTGTTTAGCGTCATCAGTAACTTATGTGTTAAATGACTATAACGACATTGAAAATGACAGAAAGCACCCTGTTAAATCTAAAACTAGACCGCTAGCATCAGGTGAAGTGAACAAACCACAAGCTCGCATTTTGATGGTTGTTTTGTATGGTGTCGTAGCGCTATCAGCTTTGGTTTACCCCAAGGTAGTAGCGGTAGTTGCAGCGTACTTGCTACTAAATGTGGCGTATACTTTTTACCTTAAACATCAACCTGTATTAGATATTTTTACGATAGCGACAGGTTTTGTTTTGCGAGTGTATGCAGGTGCGGTTTCTTTAGATGTCCCACTTTCTTCTTGGATGTTTATCACCACACTTTCTCTAGCACTTTTCCTTGCAGCAATTAAGAGACGACAAGAGCTGATGAAAAGCGGTAACAAAGCACGAAGTGTATTGCAGTTTTACACCATAGAGCTAGTTGATAAATATGCAGAAATGTCAGCAACTTGTGCCATCTTATTCTATAGCTTATTTGTTATTTCAGATAGACCAGATATGGTGTATACCATTCCATTCGTTTTATTTGGCTTATACCGTTACTGGTTTATTGTAGAGGCAAAAGATTCAGGTGAATCACCAACGGATGCCTTGTTTGCCGACCGTTGGCTCCAATTAACCATTCTCGGATGGGTTGTCGCTTGTTTGCATTCATTAGCGGTTTAA